A single region of the Schistocerca serialis cubense isolate TAMUIC-IGC-003099 chromosome 7, iqSchSeri2.2, whole genome shotgun sequence genome encodes:
- the LOC126412184 gene encoding ets DNA-binding protein pokkuri yields the protein MKVLPLSLPPAAVERAASVGPGLGSPHGGALPLSLQLSAGELLWRYPGLGLAAAASASAPSSNVVDFKAHLPPSLASDPRIWSREDVAAFLKWCEREFDLPEFNMDMFQMNGKALCLLTKADLGERSSAAGDVLHNVLQLLVRDAAALARCLPSSPVTPTSRCYPPPPPPSPAAWGFVDFPPPSGFVHLVQHGNSVTLSPAPSVDSQSGSPQHADHMAASSYHSGSAGSNSNGSDSDDDSCQEAAGPGHAGSSPPPTATAAPAPAPAHQQLQHTQPPPPSLPPPSPTAREPPPSPASNTVFRNAFAPREFFPSDTPEPNTNGRLLWDFLQQLLNDPTQRYTNYIAWKNRDTGVFKIVDPAGLAKLWGIQKNHLSMNYDKMSRALRYYYRVNILRKVQGERHCYQFLRNPSELKSIKNMSLLRQQMSPPRATGPAASHSASSLTIPIRVKLEPKSEPDGENRNDSDTPDESEEPTDLSMEHPTDLSPTRTHAHPNDIN from the exons ATGAAGGTGCTGCCACTGtcgctgccgccggccgcggtggagcGCGCGGCGAGCGTGGGCCCCGGCCTGGGGTCCCCGCACGGCGGCGCGCTGCCCCTCTCGCTGCAGCTGAGCGCGGGAGAGCTGCTGTGGCGGTACCCCGGCCTGGGGctggccgccgccgcctccgcctccgc ccCCTCCTCCAACGTCGTCGACTTCAAGGCGCACCTGCCGCCTTCGCTAG CCTCAGACCCGAGAATATGGTCACGAGAGGATGTGGCAGCTTTCTTGAAGTGGTGTGAGAGGGAATTCGACTTGCCCGAATTCAACATGGACATGTTCCAGATGAACG GCAAGGCCCTGTGCCTGCTGACGAAGGCAGACCTGGGCGAGCGGTCGTCTGCGGCGGGCGACGTGCTGCACAACGTTCTGCAGCTGCTGGTACGCGACGCGGCGGCACTGGCACGCTGCCTGCCCTCCAGCCCCGTAACGCCCACGTCGCGCTGCTACCCGCCACCCCCGCCGCCGTCACCCGCCGCCTGGGGATTCGTCGATTTTCCACCCCCCTCTGGGTTCGTGCACCTCGTGCAACACGGCAACTCTGTCACACTCAGTCCTGCACCCTCCGTCGATAGCCAGTCGG GGAGCCCACAGCACGCAGACCACATGGCGGCATCGTCGTACCACAGTGGCAGTGCGGGTAGCAACAGCAACGGTTCCGACTCGGACGATGACAGCTGCCAGGAGGCGGCAGGTCCGGGCCACGCGGGCAGCTCGCCACCCCCTACCGCAACTGCCGCCCCTGCACCGGCGCCTGCGCACCAACAGCTCCAGCACACGCAGCCCCCACCACCGAGCCTGCCACCCCCGTCCCCCACGGCGCGTGAGCCGCCTCCGTCGCctgcttctaacactgttttcagGAATGCTTTCGCACCCCGCGAATTCTTCCCTTCGGACACCCCGGAGCCTAACACCA ATGGCCGCCTTTTGTGGGATTTCCTGCAACAGCTGCTGAATGATCCAACACAACGGTACACAAACTACATTGCATGGAAGAACCGGGACACTGGTGTTTTCAAGATTGTTGATCCCGCAGGACTTGCAAAGTTATGGGGGATTCAGAAGAACCATCTTTCAATGAACTATGACAAAATGTCTCGTGCTCTGCGGTATTACTACAGAGTCAATATTCTGAGGAAAGTCCAGGGCGAGAGACATTGCTACCA GTTCCTGCGCAACCCGAGTGAGCTGAAGAGCATAAAGAACATGTCACTACTGCGACAGCAGATGAGTCCCCCAAGGGCAACAGGCCCTGCAGCGAGCCACAGTGCCTCGAGTTTGACGATACCCATCAGGGTGAAGTTGGAGCCTAAGAGTGAACCAGATGGTGAAAATAGGAATGACAGTGACACTCCTGATGAGTCTGAGGAGCCTACCGACTTGAGCATGGAGCACCCAACGGACCTTAGCCCCACACGCACACATGCTCATCCTAATGACATTAACTGA